In Streptomyces sp. NBC_00414, a single window of DNA contains:
- a CDS encoding Maf family protein, with protein MTDQPRRRLVLASQSPARLGLLRQAGLDPEVIVSGVDEDAVTAPTPAELALALAEAKASVVAARPEVIGALVIGCDSVLELDGVAYGKPADAEEATARWKSMRGRAGILQTGHCVWDTAAGRHTSGVASTVVRFGEPTDAEIATYVASGEPLHVAGAFTLDGRSAPFVDGIDGDHGNVIGLSLPLVRRLLAKLGVGITDLWTPREK; from the coding sequence ATGACTGATCAGCCACGCCGCAGGCTCGTTCTCGCCTCCCAGTCCCCCGCCCGGCTCGGACTGCTGCGGCAGGCCGGGCTCGACCCCGAGGTCATCGTCAGCGGGGTCGACGAGGACGCCGTGACCGCCCCGACCCCCGCCGAACTGGCACTCGCCCTCGCCGAGGCGAAGGCGTCCGTGGTGGCGGCGCGGCCCGAGGTCATCGGCGCCCTGGTGATCGGCTGCGACTCGGTGCTCGAACTGGACGGCGTGGCCTACGGCAAGCCGGCCGACGCCGAGGAGGCGACCGCGCGCTGGAAGTCGATGCGCGGCCGGGCGGGCATCCTGCAGACCGGCCACTGCGTGTGGGACACGGCGGCCGGCCGGCACACGTCGGGCGTCGCGTCCACCGTCGTCCGCTTCGGCGAACCGACCGACGCCGAGATCGCCACGTACGTGGCCTCGGGCGAACCGCTCCATGTCGCCGGGGCGTTCACGCTCGACGGCCGCTCCGCCCCGTTCGTCGACGGCATCGACGGCGACCACGGCAACGTCATCGGGCTCTCGCTGCCCCTGGTACGCCGTCTGCTGGCGAAACTGGGCGTCGGCATCACCGACTTGTGGACCCCGCGCGAGAAGTGA
- a CDS encoding adenylate/guanylate cyclase domain-containing protein yields MQDSRTDQPVAESDEDPLALRLEQLILGAERRYTPFQAARSAGVSMELASRFWRAMGFADIGQAKALTEADVLALRRLAGLVEAGLLSEAMAVQVARSTGQTTARLAEWQIDSFLEGLTEPPEPGMTRTEVTYPLIELLLPELEEFLIYVWRRQLAAATGRVVQAADDDEMVDRRLAVGFADLVGFTRLTRRMEEEELGELVEAFETTAADLVAAHGGRLIKTLGDEVLYAADDAGVAAEIALRLIETMANDETMPELRVGIAFGTVTTRMGDVFGTTVNLASRLTSIAPKDAVLVDGAFAEELIRTGDAPASEAVAVEEAVAAEKEGEEPPAYRFGIQPMWQRAVRGLGVVEPWLMSRRE; encoded by the coding sequence GTGCAGGACAGCCGCACCGACCAGCCCGTCGCCGAGTCCGACGAGGACCCGCTGGCGCTCCGGCTCGAACAGCTCATCCTCGGCGCCGAGCGGCGCTACACCCCCTTCCAGGCGGCCCGCAGCGCGGGCGTCTCCATGGAGCTGGCCTCCCGTTTCTGGCGGGCCATGGGCTTCGCCGACATCGGCCAGGCCAAGGCGCTCACCGAGGCGGACGTGCTGGCCCTGCGACGGCTGGCCGGTCTCGTCGAGGCCGGGCTGCTCAGCGAGGCGATGGCGGTCCAGGTGGCCCGTTCCACCGGGCAGACCACCGCCCGGCTGGCCGAGTGGCAGATCGACTCGTTCCTGGAGGGCCTCACCGAGCCTCCCGAGCCGGGCATGACGCGCACCGAGGTCACCTACCCCCTCATCGAGCTGCTGCTGCCCGAGCTGGAGGAGTTCCTGATCTACGTGTGGCGGCGCCAGCTCGCCGCCGCGACCGGCCGGGTGGTGCAGGCCGCGGACGACGACGAGATGGTGGACCGGCGCCTCGCCGTGGGCTTCGCCGACCTCGTCGGCTTCACGCGCCTGACCCGGCGCATGGAGGAGGAGGAACTCGGCGAACTCGTCGAGGCCTTCGAGACCACCGCCGCCGACCTGGTCGCCGCCCACGGGGGACGGCTCATCAAGACCCTGGGCGACGAGGTGCTGTACGCGGCCGACGACGCGGGTGTCGCCGCCGAGATCGCGCTCCGCCTGATCGAGACGATGGCCAACGACGAGACGATGCCGGAGCTGCGGGTGGGCATCGCCTTCGGCACGGTCACCACACGCATGGGCGATGTGTTCGGTACGACCGTGAACCTCGCGTCGCGGCTCACGTCGATAGCTCCCAAGGACGCGGTCCTGGTCGACGGAGCCTTCGCGGAGGAGCTCATCCGCACGGGCGACGCGCCCGCCTCCGAGGCCGTGGCCGTCGAGGAGGCCGTCGCCGCGGAGAAGGAGGGCGAGGAGCCGCCCGCGTACCGCTTCGGGATCCAGCCCATGTGGCAGCGGGCCGTGCGTGGCCTGGGCGTGGTCGAGCCCTGGCTGATGAGCCGCCGGGAGTAG
- a CDS encoding GGDEF domain-containing protein, producing the protein MGGDDVRLRAVVALAQGMAAAQAPRESWRAAADGARRALGGSFAALSVWERQLGRLRVLVNTGERAPDEEEFPEREAYPVHQFPEITEFLHERWVGGGEPNAWVETADGPAAGRAEYCHQRVAALRRRGRGCCVVAPIVLHGRAWGELYVARPAGALVFDRADADFATVLASVVAAGIAQTERLEEARRLAFTDALTGLANRRAVDMRLDEAIECHRARGVVVSLVVCDLNGLKRVNDTRGHAVGDRLLERFGSVLSLCGAMLPGTLAARLGGDEFCLLAVGPAADEVVRVADELCRRAGELELGEGVACGIASTGDPLGPVRSARRLFRLADAAQYRAKAVRATKPVVAGREGPDDPVVRLADAPPPAAAERRRFRGRR; encoded by the coding sequence ATGGGTGGTGACGATGTGCGACTGAGGGCCGTGGTGGCGCTGGCGCAGGGCATGGCCGCCGCGCAGGCCCCGCGGGAGTCGTGGCGCGCGGCGGCGGACGGGGCCCGCCGGGCGCTGGGCGGAAGCTTCGCCGCGCTGTCCGTGTGGGAACGGCAGCTGGGGCGGCTGCGTGTCCTGGTGAACACCGGGGAGCGGGCCCCGGACGAGGAGGAGTTCCCGGAGCGGGAGGCGTACCCCGTGCATCAGTTCCCCGAGATCACCGAGTTCCTGCACGAGCGCTGGGTGGGCGGCGGCGAGCCCAACGCCTGGGTCGAGACGGCGGACGGCCCGGCCGCGGGGCGCGCCGAGTACTGCCATCAGAGAGTCGCCGCGCTCAGGCGGCGCGGGCGCGGGTGCTGCGTCGTCGCGCCGATCGTGCTGCACGGGCGCGCCTGGGGCGAGTTGTATGTCGCCCGGCCGGCCGGCGCGCTCGTCTTCGACCGTGCCGACGCCGACTTCGCGACCGTCCTCGCCTCCGTGGTCGCCGCCGGGATCGCGCAGACCGAACGGCTGGAGGAGGCGCGGCGGCTCGCCTTCACCGACGCGCTCACCGGTCTCGCCAACCGCCGGGCCGTGGACATGCGGCTGGACGAGGCCATCGAGTGCCACCGCGCCCGGGGCGTGGTCGTGAGCCTTGTGGTGTGTGATCTGAACGGGCTCAAGCGGGTCAACGACACCCGGGGGCACGCGGTCGGTGACCGGCTCCTGGAGCGCTTCGGGTCGGTGCTGTCCCTGTGCGGCGCGATGCTCCCCGGCACGCTCGCGGCCCGCCTCGGCGGCGACGAGTTCTGTCTGCTCGCGGTGGGCCCCGCCGCCGACGAGGTGGTCCGTGTCGCCGACGAGCTGTGCCGCCGCGCCGGTGAGCTGGAGCTGGGCGAGGGGGTCGCCTGCGGGATCGCCTCGACCGGGGATCCGCTCGGGCCCGTCCGCTCGGCCCGCCGCCTGTTCCGCCTCGCCGACGCGGCCCAGTACCGCGCCAAGGCCGTACGCGCCACGAAGCCCGTGGTCGCCGGCCGTGAGGGCCCCGACGACCCCGTCGTACGCCTCGCCGACGCGCCCCCGCCCGCGGCGGCCGAACGCCGGAGGTTCCGCGGTCGCCGGTAG
- a CDS encoding SGNH/GDSL hydrolase family protein: MFTTAWTASPQSPSTGFTPNWSQEGFWRQSLRQVVRLTAGGDRVRIRLSNVYGTSPLRIAGASLARADLGAAVRSEPVRLTFGGSASAEIPARAETVGDAAELAVEAGESVTVTLHLDAVTGPATFHAQAFATSYRGAGDLLDDTGGAGFDETTESWYFLSGVDVGAGDLSAGRTDGVALFGDSITDGFGSTPGANRRWSDALAARTGRPVLNAGIGGNLLLNDSAWYGEKGVHRLERDVLGRAGVGTLVVLLGLNDIGFSEAPSEPTYRPAPRVEAGELVAGHRELIRQARSRGVRVVGATLLPFGGSDHWGERAAKVSHELNEWIRRSGEYDGVADLHRALGAAGGADVLCGAYDFGDHLHPNDAGYQVMAEVVSSVL; the protein is encoded by the coding sequence GTGTTCACCACCGCCTGGACCGCCTCTCCGCAGTCGCCCAGCACCGGCTTCACCCCCAACTGGTCGCAGGAGGGCTTCTGGCGCCAGTCGCTGCGTCAGGTCGTCCGCCTCACCGCGGGCGGCGACCGCGTCCGGATCCGCCTCTCGAACGTGTACGGGACCTCCCCGCTGCGGATCGCGGGCGCGAGCCTCGCCCGCGCGGACCTCGGTGCCGCCGTACGGTCCGAACCGGTGCGGCTCACCTTCGGCGGGTCCGCGTCCGCCGAGATCCCGGCGCGCGCGGAGACCGTCGGGGACGCGGCCGAACTCGCCGTGGAAGCGGGGGAATCGGTGACCGTCACCCTGCACCTCGACGCCGTCACCGGACCCGCCACCTTCCACGCGCAGGCCTTCGCGACCAGCTACCGGGGCGCGGGCGACCTGCTGGACGACACCGGGGGCGCGGGCTTCGACGAGACCACCGAGTCCTGGTACTTCCTGTCCGGCGTCGATGTCGGCGCAGGCGATCTCTCCGCCGGGCGCACCGACGGCGTGGCGCTCTTCGGGGACTCGATCACCGACGGGTTCGGGTCCACGCCGGGCGCGAACCGCAGATGGTCCGACGCCCTCGCCGCGCGCACCGGGCGGCCCGTGCTCAACGCGGGCATCGGCGGGAACCTGCTGCTCAACGACTCGGCCTGGTACGGGGAGAAGGGCGTCCACCGGCTGGAGCGGGACGTGCTCGGCAGGGCCGGCGTCGGCACCCTCGTCGTGTTGCTCGGGCTCAACGACATCGGGTTCAGCGAGGCACCGTCGGAGCCCACGTATCGGCCCGCGCCGCGTGTCGAGGCGGGGGAGCTCGTCGCGGGGCACCGGGAGTTGATACGGCAGGCGCGGTCCCGGGGGGTGCGGGTCGTGGGGGCGACGCTTCTGCCCTTCGGGGGGTCCGACCACTGGGGGGAGCGGGCGGCGAAGGTGAGTCACGAGTTGAACGAGTGGATTCGTCGCTCGGGGGAGTACGACGGGGTGGCCGACCTGCACCGGGCGCTGGGCGCGGCCGGTGGGGCCGATGTGCTGTGCGGGGCGTACGACTTCGGCGATCACCTGCACCCGAATGACGCGGGGTATCAGGTGATGGCCGAAGTCGTCAGCTCGGTTCTCTGA
- a CDS encoding acyl-CoA carboxylase epsilon subunit, producing MNIKVVRGNPTPEELAAALAVVRARAAAAATAPPGAAQERDAWSDPSRVARNRLPIPGPQAWAHTFWPR from the coding sequence ATGAACATCAAGGTCGTACGGGGCAACCCGACCCCCGAGGAGCTGGCCGCCGCACTGGCGGTGGTCAGGGCCCGCGCCGCGGCGGCGGCCACGGCCCCGCCCGGCGCGGCGCAGGAAAGGGACGCGTGGTCCGACCCGTCCCGGGTCGCCCGGAACCGCCTGCCGATCCCGGGCCCACAGGCCTGGGCCCACACCTTCTGGCCCCGATAG
- a CDS encoding acyl-CoA carboxylase subunit beta: protein MSEPEQQHEIDIHTTAGKLADLRRRIDEATHAGSARAVEKQHAKGKLTARERIDLLLDETSFVEFDEFAQHRSTDFGLENNRPYGDGVVTGYGTIDGRPVAVFSQDFTVFGGALGEVFGQKIMKVMDFALKTGCPVIGINDSGGARIQEGVAALGMYGEIFRRNTHASGVIPQISLVVGPCAGGAVYSPAITDFTVMVDQTSHMFITGPDVIKTVTGEDVGFEELGGARTHNAVSGVAHHMAGDEKDAIEYVKSLLSYLPSNNLSEPPAFPEEADLTTTDEDRELDTLIPDSANQPYDMHTVIEHVLDDAEFFETQPLFAPNILTGFGRVEGHPVGIVANQPMQFAGCLDIDASEKAARFVRTCDAFNVPVLTFVDVPGFLPGVDQEHTGIIRRGAKLIYAYAEATVPLITVITRKAFGGAYDVMGSKHLGADLNLAWPTAQIAVMGAQGAVNILHRRAIAATPESEQEATSARLIREYEDALLNPYTAAERGYIDGVILPSDTRSHVVRGLRSLRSKRESLPPKKHGNIPL from the coding sequence ATGTCCGAGCCGGAACAGCAGCACGAGATCGACATCCACACCACCGCGGGCAAGCTCGCGGATCTGCGGCGCCGCATCGACGAGGCGACGCACGCCGGCTCGGCGCGTGCCGTCGAAAAGCAGCACGCCAAGGGCAAGTTGACGGCTCGTGAGCGGATCGATCTGCTGCTGGACGAGACGTCGTTCGTCGAGTTCGACGAGTTCGCGCAGCACCGCTCGACGGACTTCGGCCTGGAGAACAACCGCCCGTACGGGGACGGGGTCGTGACCGGTTACGGCACGATCGACGGCCGCCCGGTCGCCGTGTTCTCCCAGGACTTCACGGTCTTCGGCGGCGCGCTCGGCGAGGTCTTCGGCCAGAAGATCATGAAGGTGATGGACTTCGCGCTGAAGACCGGCTGTCCGGTCATCGGCATCAACGACTCGGGCGGCGCCCGCATCCAGGAGGGCGTCGCGGCGCTCGGCATGTACGGCGAGATCTTCCGCCGCAACACCCACGCCTCGGGCGTGATCCCGCAGATCAGTCTGGTCGTCGGCCCGTGCGCGGGCGGCGCGGTCTACTCCCCCGCGATCACCGACTTCACGGTGATGGTCGACCAGACCTCGCACATGTTCATCACCGGGCCCGACGTCATCAAGACGGTCACCGGCGAGGACGTCGGCTTCGAGGAACTGGGCGGCGCGCGCACCCACAACGCGGTCTCCGGCGTGGCCCATCACATGGCGGGCGACGAGAAGGACGCGATCGAGTACGTCAAGTCGCTGCTCTCCTACCTTCCGTCGAACAACCTCAGCGAGCCGCCCGCCTTCCCCGAGGAGGCGGACCTGACGACGACGGACGAGGACCGCGAGCTCGACACACTGATCCCGGACAGCGCGAACCAGCCGTACGACATGCACACGGTGATCGAACACGTCCTGGACGACGCCGAGTTCTTCGAGACGCAGCCGCTGTTCGCGCCGAACATCCTCACCGGCTTCGGCCGGGTGGAGGGGCACCCGGTGGGCATCGTCGCCAACCAGCCGATGCAGTTCGCGGGCTGCCTGGACATCGACGCGAGCGAGAAGGCGGCCCGCTTCGTGCGCACCTGCGACGCCTTCAACGTCCCGGTCCTCACCTTCGTGGACGTGCCGGGCTTCCTCCCGGGCGTCGACCAGGAGCACACGGGCATCATCCGCCGCGGCGCCAAGCTGATCTACGCGTACGCGGAAGCCACCGTCCCCCTCATCACGGTGATCACCCGCAAGGCCTTCGGCGGCGCCTACGACGTCATGGGCTCCAAGCACCTGGGCGCGGACCTCAACCTCGCCTGGCCGACCGCCCAGATCGCCGTCATGGGCGCGCAGGGCGCGGTGAACATCCTGCACCGGCGTGCCATCGCGGCGACCCCGGAGAGCGAGCAGGAGGCCACCAGCGCCCGGCTGATCCGGGAGTACGAGGACGCGCTCCTCAACCCCTACACGGCGGCCGAACGCGGCTACATCGACGGCGTGATCCTGCCCTCCGACACCCGCTCCCACGTCGTACGCGGCCTGCGGTCGCTGCGGTCCAAGCGGGAGTCCCTGCCGCCGAAGAAGCACGGCAACATCCCCCTCTAG
- a CDS encoding enoyl-CoA hydratase/isomerase family protein, whose product MTEQADHADQDSTRRFGEYVAVRRHASYVAELSLDRPKAMNAVSSEMARSIAAACEALAADRDVRAVVLTSTHERAFCVGADLKERNSLTDAELVRQRPVARAAYTGVLELPMPTVAAVHGFALGGGFELALACDLIVADGTAVVGLPEVSVGVIPGGGGTQLLPRRVGAARAAELIFSARRVEAGEARRLGLIDSLVGDGEDRAEALALAARIAGNSPVGLRAAKRALRLGHGLDLRAGLEIEDAAWRSVAFSGDRAEGVAAFNEKRRPEWPGE is encoded by the coding sequence ATGACGGAGCAGGCCGACCACGCCGACCAGGACTCGACACGACGGTTCGGGGAGTACGTGGCCGTGCGGCGCCACGCCTCGTACGTCGCGGAGCTCTCCCTGGACCGGCCCAAGGCCATGAACGCCGTGTCCTCCGAGATGGCCCGCTCCATCGCCGCGGCCTGCGAGGCGCTGGCCGCCGACCGGGACGTACGCGCGGTGGTGCTGACCTCGACCCACGAGCGGGCCTTCTGCGTCGGCGCCGACCTCAAGGAGCGCAACTCCCTCACGGACGCCGAGCTGGTCCGTCAGCGGCCGGTCGCGCGGGCCGCGTACACCGGGGTGCTGGAGCTCCCGATGCCCACCGTGGCCGCCGTGCACGGCTTCGCCCTGGGCGGCGGCTTCGAACTGGCCCTGGCCTGCGACCTGATCGTGGCGGACGGCACGGCCGTGGTGGGCCTGCCCGAGGTGTCGGTCGGCGTCATCCCGGGCGGCGGCGGTACGCAGCTGCTGCCGCGCCGGGTGGGTGCGGCGCGGGCCGCCGAGCTGATCTTCTCGGCGCGGCGGGTGGAGGCCGGGGAGGCGCGTCGGCTGGGGCTGATCGACAGTCTGGTCGGGGACGGGGAGGATCGGGCGGAGGCGTTGGCGCTGGCCGCGCGTATTGCCGGGAACTCGCCTGTGGGGCTTCGGGCCGCCAAGCGGGCGTTGCGGTTGGGGCACGGTCTTGACCTCCGTGCGGGTCTTGAGATCGAGGACGCCGCGTGGCGGTCGGTCGCGTTCTCCGGGGACCGGGCGGAGGGGGTGGCGGCCTTCAACGAGAAGCGACGCCCGGAGTGGCCCGGGGAGTAG
- a CDS encoding biotin--[acetyl-CoA-carboxylase] ligase, whose amino-acid sequence MTPRDDSDANSNRWSDLDRPPLNAVALRRALVRDGGRAGLWSDVQVVARTGSTNSDLVALAADGKAEEGTVLVAEEQNAGRGRLDRQWTAPARSGLFFSVLLKPTGVPVERWGWLPLLTGVAMATGLSRSAGVDTALKWPNDLLVTVEGEERKVGGILAERAGTDAVVVGIGINVTLRADELPVPGAGSLALAGATTTDRDTILRTVLRSLEQWFEKWRSVAGDPAASGLQDTYAAGCATLGREVRAELPGDRSITGEAVAVDGDGRLVLATAEGVQQPVGAGDIVHLRPAGSPGNE is encoded by the coding sequence ATGACGCCGCGAGATGATTCAGACGCGAACAGCAATCGGTGGTCCGACCTGGACCGTCCGCCGCTCAACGCCGTGGCGCTGCGCCGCGCGCTGGTGCGCGACGGGGGGCGCGCAGGGCTCTGGTCCGACGTCCAGGTGGTGGCCCGTACCGGCTCCACCAACTCCGACCTCGTCGCCCTCGCCGCGGACGGCAAGGCGGAGGAGGGCACGGTCCTGGTCGCCGAGGAGCAGAACGCCGGGCGGGGGCGCCTCGACCGGCAGTGGACGGCGCCCGCCCGCTCGGGCCTCTTCTTCTCCGTCCTGCTGAAGCCCACCGGGGTCCCCGTCGAGCGCTGGGGCTGGCTGCCGCTGCTCACCGGGGTCGCGATGGCGACGGGGCTCTCGCGGTCGGCCGGTGTGGACACGGCCCTGAAGTGGCCCAACGACCTGCTGGTGACGGTGGAGGGCGAGGAGCGCAAGGTCGGCGGCATCCTCGCCGAGCGCGCCGGGACCGACGCGGTCGTCGTCGGCATCGGCATCAACGTCACGCTCCGCGCGGACGAGCTGCCCGTGCCGGGCGCCGGATCGCTCGCCCTCGCGGGGGCGACGACCACCGACCGGGACACGATCCTGCGGACCGTCCTCCGCTCGCTCGAACAGTGGTTCGAGAAGTGGCGGAGTGTGGCGGGCGACCCAGCCGCCTCCGGCCTTCAGGACACCTACGCCGCCGGCTGCGCGACGCTCGGACGGGAGGTGCGGGCCGAACTGCCCGGGGACAGGTCGATCACCGGGGAGGCGGTCGCCGTCGACGGCGACGGACGGCTGGTGCTGGCCACCGCGGAAGGGGTGCAGCAGCCGGTGGGAGCCGGGGACATCGTGCACCTGCGCCCGGCCGGATCCCCGGGGAACGAGTGA
- the hutH gene encoding histidine ammonia-lyase → MHSVVVGTSGVTASDVLAVARGGARVELSGEAVAALAAAREIVEALAAKPEPVYGVSTGFGALASRHISPELRAQLQRNIVRSHAAGMGPRVEREVVRALMFLRLKTVCSGRTGVRPSVAQTMADILNAGITPVVHEFGSLGCSGDLAPLSHCALTLMGEGDAEGPDGEVRPAGELLAEHGIEPVELREKEGLALLNGTDGMLGMLIMALADLDNLYKSADITAALSLEALLGTDKVLAPELHAIRPHPGQSVSAANMLAVLKGSELTGHHQDDAPRVQDAYSVRCAPQVAGAGRDTMSHARLVAERELASAVDNPVVLPDGRVESNGNFHGAPVAYVLDFLAIAAADLGSIAERRTDRLLDKNRSHGLPPFLADDAGVDSGLMIAQYTQAALVSEMKRLAVPASADSIPSSAMQEDHVSMGWSAARKLRTAVDNLTRIIAIELYAATRAVELRAGLTPAPASRAAVTAVRAAGVAGPGPDRFLAPDLAAADAFVRGGHLVAAVEPVTGPLA, encoded by the coding sequence ATGCACTCTGTGGTGGTGGGGACGAGCGGGGTCACCGCGTCCGACGTGCTGGCCGTGGCGCGCGGCGGCGCCCGGGTCGAGCTTTCCGGCGAGGCGGTGGCGGCGCTCGCCGCGGCCCGCGAGATCGTGGAGGCGCTGGCGGCCAAGCCGGAGCCGGTGTACGGGGTCTCCACCGGCTTCGGAGCCCTCGCGTCCCGGCACATCAGCCCGGAGCTGCGGGCCCAGTTGCAGCGCAACATCGTGCGCTCGCACGCCGCCGGGATGGGGCCGCGCGTCGAACGCGAGGTCGTGAGGGCCCTGATGTTCCTGCGGCTCAAGACCGTCTGCTCCGGCCGCACCGGCGTACGCCCGTCCGTCGCGCAGACCATGGCCGACATCCTCAACGCCGGAATCACCCCGGTCGTCCACGAGTTCGGCTCGCTCGGCTGCTCCGGCGACCTCGCGCCGCTCTCCCACTGCGCCCTGACGTTGATGGGCGAGGGGGACGCCGAGGGCCCGGACGGCGAGGTCCGCCCGGCCGGTGAACTGCTCGCCGAGCACGGCATCGAGCCCGTCGAGCTGCGCGAGAAGGAGGGCCTGGCCCTCCTCAACGGCACCGACGGCATGCTCGGCATGCTGATCATGGCCCTCGCCGACCTCGACAACCTCTACAAGTCCGCCGACATCACCGCCGCCCTCAGCCTGGAGGCGCTCCTCGGGACCGACAAGGTCCTCGCGCCCGAACTGCACGCCATCCGGCCGCACCCCGGCCAGAGCGTCAGCGCCGCCAACATGCTGGCCGTGCTGAAGGGTTCGGAGCTGACCGGCCATCACCAGGACGACGCGCCGAGGGTGCAGGACGCGTACTCGGTGCGCTGTGCCCCGCAGGTGGCCGGCGCCGGACGCGACACCATGAGCCATGCCCGGCTGGTCGCCGAGCGCGAACTGGCCTCCGCCGTCGACAACCCGGTCGTCCTGCCCGACGGACGCGTCGAGTCGAACGGCAACTTCCACGGGGCGCCCGTCGCGTACGTGCTGGACTTCCTCGCCATCGCCGCGGCCGACCTCGGCTCCATCGCCGAGCGCCGCACGGACCGGCTCCTCGACAAGAACCGCTCGCACGGCCTGCCGCCCTTCCTCGCGGACGACGCGGGCGTCGACTCCGGCCTGATGATCGCCCAGTACACGCAGGCCGCCCTGGTCAGCGAGATGAAGCGGCTCGCCGTACCGGCCTCCGCGGACTCCATCCCGTCCTCCGCGATGCAGGAGGACCACGTCTCGATGGGCTGGTCGGCCGCCCGCAAGCTCCGCACGGCCGTCGACAACCTGACCCGGATCATCGCCATCGAGCTGTACGCCGCCACACGCGCCGTGGAGCTGCGTGCCGGACTCACCCCGGCGCCGGCCTCGCGGGCCGCCGTCACGGCCGTCCGGGCCGCCGGAGTGGCGGGCCCCGGGCCGGATCGTTTCCTTGCCCCGGACCTGGCCGCGGCGGACGCCTTCGTGCGTGGCGGCCACCTGGTCGCGGCGGTCGAACCGGTGACGGGCCCGCTGGCCTGA
- the mmpB gene encoding morphogenic membrane protein MmpB: MLWSDPENEPPKELRDMQDMLRRLGVLMALAVVLAMIILGLM, from the coding sequence ATGTTGTGGTCCGATCCGGAGAACGAGCCGCCGAAGGAGCTGCGCGACATGCAGGACATGTTGCGGCGGCTCGGCGTTCTCATGGCGCTGGCCGTGGTGCTCGCGATGATCATCCTCGGCCTGATGTGA